In a single window of the Ciconia boyciana chromosome 7, ASM3463844v1, whole genome shotgun sequence genome:
- the THPO gene encoding thrombopoietin isoform X2 — protein MQGRSPQLSMELNRLLLLTSFLLHVEEGHAGPTQLVCDNRLIQKYIGEAKDMEKRVGQCQALPALSCPMVLPLVDFNLQQWKSKSNKTKRQEILCDLALLVGAVAGAQGQVTQECGARQLSQLYRHANYFLLLLQTFSCEAEPWEPGCSPRSMEQTHITGIFLTYRQLVQGKLRFFFHDLAKDLCKQGQGGGRDPWCGAR, from the exons ATGCAGGGCCGAAGCCCCCAGCTGAGCATGGAGCTGAACA GACTGCTCCTCCTCACATCCTTCCTCCTGCATGTGGAAGAGGGCCATGCTGGCCCAACACAGCTGGTCTGCGACAACAGACTCATCCAGAAGTACATTGGAGAGGCCAAGGACATGGAGAAGAGAGTG GGCCAGTGCCAGGCACTGCCCGCACTCAGCTGCCCCATGGTGCTGCCCTTGGTGGACTTCAACCTCCAGCAGTGGAAATCCAAATCG AACAAGACCAAGCGGCAGGAGATCCTCTGCGACCTGGCACTGCTGGTGGGTGCCGTGGCAGGGGCCCAGGGCCAGGTGACGCAGGAGTGCGGGGCCAGGCAGCTGAGCCAGCTTTACCGACACGCCAACtacttccttctgctcctgcagacCTTCAGCTGTGAG GCAGAACCCTGGGAGCCAGGCTGCTCCCCACGCTCCATGGAGCAGACTCACATCACCGGCATCTTCCTCACCTACCGGCAGCTGGTGCAGGGCAAGCTGCGCTTCTTCTTCCATGACCTGGCCAAGGACTTGTGCAAGCAAGGCCAGGGGGGTGGCAGAGACCCCTGGTGCGGGGCCCGGTGA
- the POLR2H gene encoding DNA-directed RNA polymerases I, II, and III subunit RPABC3 isoform X2 has translation MAGILFEDIFDVKDIDPEGKKFDRVSRLHCESESFKMDLILDVNIQIYPVDLALPTCPTGGCSCGCRETRTTCMGLKWTLEFTC, from the exons ATGGCCGGGATCCTCTTCGAGGACATCTTCGACGTGAAGGACATCGACCCCGAGGGCAAGAAGTTCGACCGTG TGTCCCGCCTGCACTGTGAGAGCGAGTCCTTCAAAATGGATCTCATCCTGGACGTGAACATCCAGATCTACCCTGTGGACCTCG ctctgcctaCGTGTCCTACGGGGGGCTGCTCATGCGGCTGCAGGGAGACGCGAACAACCTGCATGGGTTTGAAGTGGACTCTCGAGTTTACCTGCTGA
- the POLR2H gene encoding DNA-directed RNA polymerases I, II, and III subunit RPABC3 isoform X1: MAGILFEDIFDVKDIDPEGKKFDRVSRLHCESESFKMDLILDVNIQIYPVDLGDKFRLVIASTLYEDGTLDDGEYNPTDDRPSRADQFEYVMYGKVYRIEGDETSTEAATRLSAYVSYGGLLMRLQGDANNLHGFEVDSRVYLLMKKLAF; this comes from the exons ATGGCCGGGATCCTCTTCGAGGACATCTTCGACGTGAAGGACATCGACCCCGAGGGCAAGAAGTTCGACCGTG TGTCCCGCCTGCACTGTGAGAGCGAGTCCTTCAAAATGGATCTCATCCTGGACGTGAACATCCAGATCTACCCTGTGGACCTCG ggGACAAATTCCGCCTGGTCATTGCCAGCACCTTGTACGAAGACGGCACCCTGGATGACGGCGAGTATAACCCCACGGATGACAGGCCGTCCAG GGCAGACCAGTTCGAGTACGTGATGTACGGCAAGGTGTACAGGATCGAAGGGGACGAGACCTCCACGGAGGCAGCCACGCGCCT ctctgcctaCGTGTCCTACGGGGGGCTGCTCATGCGGCTGCAGGGAGACGCGAACAACCTGCATGGGTTTGAAGTGGACTCTCGAGTTTACCTGCTGATGAAGAAGCTGGCCTTCTAG
- the THPO gene encoding thrombopoietin isoform X1 — protein sequence MPREGGTVLKVTPSPPGLLLLTSFLLHVEEGHAGPTQLVCDNRLIQKYIGEAKDMEKRVGQCQALPALSCPMVLPLVDFNLQQWKSKSNKTKRQEILCDLALLVGAVAGAQGQVTQECGARQLSQLYRHANYFLLLLQTFSCEAEPWEPGCSPRSMEQTHITGIFLTYRQLVQGKLRFFFHDLAKDLCKQGQGGGRDPWCGAR from the exons ATGCCCAGGGAGGGTGGCACGGTGCTCAAGGTAACCCCGTCTCCCCCAGGACTGCTCCTCCTCACATCCTTCCTCCTGCATGTGGAAGAGGGCCATGCTGGCCCAACACAGCTGGTCTGCGACAACAGACTCATCCAGAAGTACATTGGAGAGGCCAAGGACATGGAGAAGAGAGTG GGCCAGTGCCAGGCACTGCCCGCACTCAGCTGCCCCATGGTGCTGCCCTTGGTGGACTTCAACCTCCAGCAGTGGAAATCCAAATCG AACAAGACCAAGCGGCAGGAGATCCTCTGCGACCTGGCACTGCTGGTGGGTGCCGTGGCAGGGGCCCAGGGCCAGGTGACGCAGGAGTGCGGGGCCAGGCAGCTGAGCCAGCTTTACCGACACGCCAACtacttccttctgctcctgcagacCTTCAGCTGTGAG GCAGAACCCTGGGAGCCAGGCTGCTCCCCACGCTCCATGGAGCAGACTCACATCACCGGCATCTTCCTCACCTACCGGCAGCTGGTGCAGGGCAAGCTGCGCTTCTTCTTCCATGACCTGGCCAAGGACTTGTGCAAGCAAGGCCAGGGGGGTGGCAGAGACCCCTGGTGCGGGGCCCGGTGA